One window of the Gambusia affinis linkage group LG01, SWU_Gaff_1.0, whole genome shotgun sequence genome contains the following:
- the rerea gene encoding arginine-glutamic acid dipeptide repeats protein isoform X3, translating into MTSHSGRELVITDPVVRSRELFISDYVDTYHAAALRGKCNISHFSDIFAAREFKARIDSFFYILGYNPETRRLNSTQGEIRVGPSHQAKLPELQPFPSPGGQAVTENEELVWMPGVNDCDLLMYLRAARSMAAFAGMCDGGSTEDGCLAASRDDTTLNALNTLHESSYDAGKALQRLVKKPVPKLIEKCWSEDEVKRFIKGLRQFGKNFFRIRKELLPNKETGELITFYYYWKKTPEAASCRAHRRHRRQPVFRRIKTRTASTPVNTPSRPPSSEFLDLSSASEDDFDSEDSEQELKGYACRHCFTTTSKDWHHGGRENILLCTDCRIHFKKYGELPPIEKPVDPPPFMFKPVKEEEDGLGGKHSMRTRRNRGSMSTLRSGRKKQTVSPDGRASPTNEDLRSSGRTSPSAASTDSTDSKTDSMKKTSKKIKEEAPSPIKSAKRQREKGASDTEEPERAKKSKTQELTRPDSPSECDGEGEGEGESSDGRSINEELSSDPKDIDQDNRSSSPSIPSPRDNESDSDSSAQQQQLLQSQHPPVIQCQPGSSVASSAPVPPTTSAPSLPLQVAPTAASTSLPPQPLPQTSPMSLIQAGASLHPQRLPSPHSPLTQALPPGPPPSLPSPHHGPMPPMPHPLQPGPPLLPHPHAMTPQGFPVAASQVPPPPISGQSQQRSHSPQPQLSSQSGGQPPREQPLPPAPMPMPHIKPPPTTPIPQMPTPQSHKHPPHGSVPPFPQMPSNLPPPPALKPLSSLSNHHPPSAHPPPLQLMSGGQQLQPPPAQPPVLTQSQSLPPSANHQPPPPPPLPPPSATSQPGGAPQQPPFSSHPFSTALPPSGPPPSSSNSMPGLQPPSSSSAPSSSISMPLPASVSCAPPTQAVPPVHIKEEPPDESEEPESPPPPQRSPSPEPTVVNTPSHASQSARFYKYLDRGYNSCARTDFYFTPLASSKLAKKREEALEKVKREAEQKAREEKEREREKEKEREREREREKEVERAAKASSSAHESRMGEPPMAGPTHMRPPFDGPPTTIAAVPPYIGPDTPALRTLSEYARPHVMSPTNRNHPFFVSLNPADPLLAYHMPGLYNADPAMRERELREREMREREIRERELRERMKPGFEVKPPEMDSLHPSTNPMEHFARHGALTLPPMAGPHPFASFHPGLNPLERERLALPGPQLRPDMTYPERLAAERLHAERMATVANDPIARLQMFNVTPHHHQHSHIHSHLHLHQQDPLHQGGGECLVCPPGSGAHPLAVDPLAAGPHLARFPYPPGAIPNPLLGQPPHEHEMLRHPVFGAPYPRDLPGGLPPQMSAAHQLQAMHAMQSSGHAELQRLAMEQQWLHGHHHMHGGPLPGQEDYYSRLKKESDKQL; encoded by the exons GCCAAGCTCCCAGAGCTGCAGCCTTTCCCCTCCCCTGGTGGCCAGGCCGTGACCGAGAATGAGGAGCTGGTCTGGATGCCAGGGGTCAACGACTGTGACCTTCTTATGTACCTCAGAGCTGCAAG gAGCATGGCTGCCTTTGCAGGGATGTGTGACGGAGGATCGACAGAAGATGGCTGTCTAGCCGCCTCTCGAGATGACACTACCTTAAACGCACTTAACACT CTTCATGAGAGCAGCTACGATGCAGGCAAGGCTCTGCAGCGTCTGGTGAAGAAGCCGGTACCTAAACTGATAGAGAAGTGCTGGTCTGAGGATGAAGTG AAGCGCTTCATTAAAGGGCTGAGACAGTTTGGCAAAAACTTCTTCAGGATCCGAAAAGAGCTGCTGCCCAACAAAGAAACg GGGGAGTTGATTACTTTCTACTATTATTGGAAGAAGACACCGGAGGCAGCCAGCTGCCGAGCCCACAGGAGACACCGCCGCCAGCCCGTCTTCCGCCGCATCAAAACACGAACTGCTTCAACTCCTGTCAACACCCCCTCACGCCCACCCTCAAGCGAGTTCT TGGACCTGAGCTCCGCCAGCGAAGATGACTTTGACAGTGAAGACAGTGAACAGGAGCTGAAGGGCTACGCCTGCCGCCACTGCTTCACCACCA CCTCCAAGGACTGGCACCACGGGGGCCGGGAGAACATCTTGCTGTGCACCGACTGCCGCATCCACTTCAAGAAGTACGGGGAGCTGCCCCCCATCGAGAAGCCCGTGGACCCGCCACCATTTATGTTCAAACCCGtcaaagaggaagaggatggcCTCGGCGGGAAGCATAGCATGAGGACTCGACGGAACCGAGGCTCG ATGTCAACGCTACGCAGTGGTCGTAAGAAGCAGACAGTCAGTCCTGATGGCCGAGCCTCGCCTACCAACGAGGATCTGCGCTCCAGCGGCCGCACTTCGCCGAGCGCAGCAAGTACTGACAGCACCGACAGCAAGACGGACTCCATGAAAAAGACAAGCAAG AAGATTAAAGAGGAAGCGCCGTCACCTATAAAGAGCGCCAAACGGCAACGAGAGAAGGGAGCTTCGGACACAGAGGAACCTGAAAGGGCCAAAAAGTCCAAGACACAG GAACTCACCCGGCCGGATTCGCCCTCTGAATGTGACGGGGAGGGAGAAGGGGAGGGCGAGAGCTCCGATGGGCGGAGCATCAACGAGGAGCTCAGCAGCGATCCGAAAGACATTGACCAGGACAACCGGAGCTCCTCCCCCAGCATCCCCAGTCCCCGTGACAACGAGAGCGACTCGGACTCCTcggcccagcagcagcagctcctgcagagcCAGCATCCGCCGGTCATCCAGTGTCAGCCGGGCTCCTCAGTCGCCTCCTCAGCACCTGTTCCTCCCACCACCTCAGCCCCCTCTCTGCCTCTGCAGGTGGCGCCCACTGCCGCCTCCACCTCTCTACCTCCTCAGCCGCTGCCCCAGACCAGCCCAATGTCTCTCATCCAGGCCGGGGCGTCGCTTCACCCTCAGAGGCTACCGTCTCCTCATTCGCCTCTGACTCAGGCTCTGCCCCCTGGCCCGCCTCCGTCGTTACCCAGCCCCCATCATGGCCCCATGCCCCCCATGCCACATCCACTACAACCAGGACCTCCGCTTCTGCCACATCCTCACGCCATGACCCCTCAGGGATTCCCTGTGGCTGCCTCTCAGGTCCCGCCCCCGCCCATTTCTGGCCAATCACAGCAGAGGTCTCACAGTCCTCAGCCTCAGCTTTCCTCTCAGAGCGGAGGCCAGCCTCCCAGAGAGCAACCTCTGCCCCCTGCACCCATGCCCATGCCTCACATCAAGCCCCCTCCCACGACCCCCATCCCCCAGATGCCCACCCCACAGTCTCACAAACACCCCCCTCACGGCTCTGTCCCTCCGTTCCCTCAGATGCCTTCAAACCTGCCCCCTCCTCCTGCCCTGAAGCCCCTCAGCTCTTTATCCAACCACCACCCTCCATCAGCACACCCCCCACCCCTCCAGTTGATGTCTGGGGGGCAGCAGCTCCAGCCTCCACCAGCCCAGCCTCCGGTTCTCACCCAGTCCCAGAGTCTACCGCCATCAGCCAACCACCAGCCTCCCCCGCCGCCGCCCCTGCCCCCTCCGTCAGCGACCTCACAGCCCGGCGGGGCGCCACAACAGCCCCCGTTCTCCTCACATCCCTTCAGCACAGCTCTACCTCCAAGCGGCCCACCACCTTCCTCATCGAACTCTATGCCTGGCTTACAGCCGCCCTCTTCTTCTTCCGCCCCGTCCTCTTCCATCTCCATGCCACTCCCTGCCTCGGTCAGCTGCGCTCCGCCCACCCAGGCGGTCCCGCCTGTACACATCAAAGAGGAGCCGCCGGATGAGTCTGAGGAGCCAGAGAGCCCGCCTCCCCCGCAGAGGAGCCCCTCCCCGGAGCCCACTGTTGTCAATACGCCCAGCCACGCCAGCCAGTCAGCACG GTTCTACAAGTACCTGGACCGAGGTTATAACTCGTGCGCTCGGACAGATTTCTACTTCACTCCGCTGGCCTCGTCTAAGCTGGCCAAGAAGAGAGAGGAAGCTCTGGAGAAAGTGAAGCGAGAAGCGGAGCAGAAAGCGAGGGAAGAGAAGGAGCGGgaaagggaaaaggaaaaagaacgAGAGAGAGAGCGTGAGCGGGAGAAGGAGGTGGAGCGTGCAGCG AAAGCTTCCAGTTCTGCTCATGAGAGCAGAATGGGGGAGCCCCCGATGGCCGGCCCCACCCACATGCGGCCCCCGTTCGACGGCCCCCCGACTACGATCGCAGCCGTGCCTCCATACATCGGCCCCGACACTCCCGCGCTGCGCACCCTCAGCGAGTACGCCAGACCCCACGTCATGTCGCCCACCAACAGGAACCACCCGTTCTTCGTCTCGCTCAACCCCGCCGACCCGCTGCTGGCCTATCACATGCCCGGCCTGTACAACGCCGACCCCGCCATGCGGGAGCGGGAGCTGCGGGAGCGGGAAATGCGGGAGAGGGAGATCCGCGAGCGCGAGCTGAGGGAAAGAATGAAACCGGGCTTCGAAGTCAAACCCCCAGAAATGGACTCGCTCCACCCTTCCACAAACCCCATGGAGCACTTCGCCCGGCACGGGGCGCTCACCCTGCCCCCCATGGCCGGCCCTCACCCGTTCGCCTCCTTCCACCCGGGCCTGAACCCGTTGGAGCGTGAGCGGCTCGCCCTCCCGGGGCCCCAGCTGCGGCCGGACATGACCTACCCAGAGAGGCTGGCAGCAGAGAGGCTCCATGCGGAGCGGATGGCCACGGTGGCCAACGACCCCATCGCCCGCCTGCAGATGTTCAACGTCACGCCGCACCACCACCAACACTCGCACATCCActcccacctccacctccaccagcAGGACCCTCTCCACCAAG GTGGTGGTGAATGTCTTGTCTGTCCTCCAGGCTCGGGGGCCCACCCGCTGGCCGTCGACCCGCTGGCAGCCGGACCTCACCTGGCGCGCTTCCCCTACCCGCCCGGCGCCATCCCCAACCCTCTCCTGGGCCAGCCGCCGCACGAACACGAGATGCTGCGCCACCCGGTCTTCG GTGCTCCGTACCCACGGGACCTACCAGGGGGTCTTCCGCCGCAGATGTCCGCAGCCCACCAGCTGCAGGCCATGCACGCCATGCAGAGTAGTGGCCATGCAGAGCTGCAGCGGCTGGCGATGGAGCAGCAGTGGCTCCACGGCCACCACCACATGCACGGCGGGCCACTTCCCGGTCAGGAGGACTACTACAG CCGACTGAAGAAGGAGAGCGACAAGCAGCTGTAA
- the rerea gene encoding arginine-glutamic acid dipeptide repeats protein isoform X5, with protein MDYAAQLVMFYRRLNSTQGEIRVGPSHQAKLPELQPFPSPGGQAVTENEELVWMPGVNDCDLLMYLRAARSMAAFAGMCDGGSTEDGCLAASRDDTTLNALNTLHESSYDAGKALQRLVKKPVPKLIEKCWSEDEVKRFIKGLRQFGKNFFRIRKELLPNKETGELITFYYYWKKTPEAASCRAHRRHRRQPVFRRIKTRTASTPVNTPSRPPSSEFLDLSSASEDDFDSEDSEQELKGYACRHCFTTTSKDWHHGGRENILLCTDCRIHFKKYGELPPIEKPVDPPPFMFKPVKEEEDGLGGKHSMRTRRNRGSMSTLRSGRKKQTVSPDGRASPTNEDLRSSGRTSPSAASTDSTDSKTDSMKKTSKKIKEEAPSPIKSAKRQREKGASDTEEPERAKKSKTQELTRPDSPSECDGEGEGEGESSDGRSINEELSSDPKDIDQDNRSSSPSIPSPRDNESDSDSSAQQQQLLQSQHPPVIQCQPGSSVASSAPVPPTTSAPSLPLQVAPTAASTSLPPQPLPQTSPMSLIQAGASLHPQRLPSPHSPLTQALPPGPPPSLPSPHHGPMPPMPHPLQPGPPLLPHPHAMTPQGFPVAASQVPPPPISGQSQQRSHSPQPQLSSQSGGQPPREQPLPPAPMPMPHIKPPPTTPIPQMPTPQSHKHPPHGSVPPFPQMPSNLPPPPALKPLSSLSNHHPPSAHPPPLQLMSGGQQLQPPPAQPPVLTQSQSLPPSANHQPPPPPPLPPPSATSQPGGAPQQPPFSSHPFSTALPPSGPPPSSSNSMPGLQPPSSSSAPSSSISMPLPASVSCAPPTQAVPPVHIKEEPPDESEEPESPPPPQRSPSPEPTVVNTPSHASQSARFYKYLDRGYNSCARTDFYFTPLASSKLAKKREEALEKVKREAEQKAREEKEREREKEKEREREREREKEVERAAKASSSAHESRMGEPPMAGPTHMRPPFDGPPTTIAAVPPYIGPDTPALRTLSEYARPHVMSPTNRNHPFFVSLNPADPLLAYHMPGLYNADPAMRERELREREMREREIRERELRERMKPGFEVKPPEMDSLHPSTNPMEHFARHGALTLPPMAGPHPFASFHPGLNPLERERLALPGPQLRPDMTYPERLAAERLHAERMATVANDPIARLQMFNVTPHHHQHSHIHSHLHLHQQDPLHQGGGECLVCPPGSGAHPLAVDPLAAGPHLARFPYPPGAIPNPLLGQPPHEHEMLRHPVFGAPYPRDLPGGLPPQMSAAHQLQAMHAMQSSGHAELQRLAMEQQWLHGHHHMHGGPLPGQEDYYSRLKKESDKQL; from the exons GCCAAGCTCCCAGAGCTGCAGCCTTTCCCCTCCCCTGGTGGCCAGGCCGTGACCGAGAATGAGGAGCTGGTCTGGATGCCAGGGGTCAACGACTGTGACCTTCTTATGTACCTCAGAGCTGCAAG gAGCATGGCTGCCTTTGCAGGGATGTGTGACGGAGGATCGACAGAAGATGGCTGTCTAGCCGCCTCTCGAGATGACACTACCTTAAACGCACTTAACACT CTTCATGAGAGCAGCTACGATGCAGGCAAGGCTCTGCAGCGTCTGGTGAAGAAGCCGGTACCTAAACTGATAGAGAAGTGCTGGTCTGAGGATGAAGTG AAGCGCTTCATTAAAGGGCTGAGACAGTTTGGCAAAAACTTCTTCAGGATCCGAAAAGAGCTGCTGCCCAACAAAGAAACg GGGGAGTTGATTACTTTCTACTATTATTGGAAGAAGACACCGGAGGCAGCCAGCTGCCGAGCCCACAGGAGACACCGCCGCCAGCCCGTCTTCCGCCGCATCAAAACACGAACTGCTTCAACTCCTGTCAACACCCCCTCACGCCCACCCTCAAGCGAGTTCT TGGACCTGAGCTCCGCCAGCGAAGATGACTTTGACAGTGAAGACAGTGAACAGGAGCTGAAGGGCTACGCCTGCCGCCACTGCTTCACCACCA CCTCCAAGGACTGGCACCACGGGGGCCGGGAGAACATCTTGCTGTGCACCGACTGCCGCATCCACTTCAAGAAGTACGGGGAGCTGCCCCCCATCGAGAAGCCCGTGGACCCGCCACCATTTATGTTCAAACCCGtcaaagaggaagaggatggcCTCGGCGGGAAGCATAGCATGAGGACTCGACGGAACCGAGGCTCG ATGTCAACGCTACGCAGTGGTCGTAAGAAGCAGACAGTCAGTCCTGATGGCCGAGCCTCGCCTACCAACGAGGATCTGCGCTCCAGCGGCCGCACTTCGCCGAGCGCAGCAAGTACTGACAGCACCGACAGCAAGACGGACTCCATGAAAAAGACAAGCAAG AAGATTAAAGAGGAAGCGCCGTCACCTATAAAGAGCGCCAAACGGCAACGAGAGAAGGGAGCTTCGGACACAGAGGAACCTGAAAGGGCCAAAAAGTCCAAGACACAG GAACTCACCCGGCCGGATTCGCCCTCTGAATGTGACGGGGAGGGAGAAGGGGAGGGCGAGAGCTCCGATGGGCGGAGCATCAACGAGGAGCTCAGCAGCGATCCGAAAGACATTGACCAGGACAACCGGAGCTCCTCCCCCAGCATCCCCAGTCCCCGTGACAACGAGAGCGACTCGGACTCCTcggcccagcagcagcagctcctgcagagcCAGCATCCGCCGGTCATCCAGTGTCAGCCGGGCTCCTCAGTCGCCTCCTCAGCACCTGTTCCTCCCACCACCTCAGCCCCCTCTCTGCCTCTGCAGGTGGCGCCCACTGCCGCCTCCACCTCTCTACCTCCTCAGCCGCTGCCCCAGACCAGCCCAATGTCTCTCATCCAGGCCGGGGCGTCGCTTCACCCTCAGAGGCTACCGTCTCCTCATTCGCCTCTGACTCAGGCTCTGCCCCCTGGCCCGCCTCCGTCGTTACCCAGCCCCCATCATGGCCCCATGCCCCCCATGCCACATCCACTACAACCAGGACCTCCGCTTCTGCCACATCCTCACGCCATGACCCCTCAGGGATTCCCTGTGGCTGCCTCTCAGGTCCCGCCCCCGCCCATTTCTGGCCAATCACAGCAGAGGTCTCACAGTCCTCAGCCTCAGCTTTCCTCTCAGAGCGGAGGCCAGCCTCCCAGAGAGCAACCTCTGCCCCCTGCACCCATGCCCATGCCTCACATCAAGCCCCCTCCCACGACCCCCATCCCCCAGATGCCCACCCCACAGTCTCACAAACACCCCCCTCACGGCTCTGTCCCTCCGTTCCCTCAGATGCCTTCAAACCTGCCCCCTCCTCCTGCCCTGAAGCCCCTCAGCTCTTTATCCAACCACCACCCTCCATCAGCACACCCCCCACCCCTCCAGTTGATGTCTGGGGGGCAGCAGCTCCAGCCTCCACCAGCCCAGCCTCCGGTTCTCACCCAGTCCCAGAGTCTACCGCCATCAGCCAACCACCAGCCTCCCCCGCCGCCGCCCCTGCCCCCTCCGTCAGCGACCTCACAGCCCGGCGGGGCGCCACAACAGCCCCCGTTCTCCTCACATCCCTTCAGCACAGCTCTACCTCCAAGCGGCCCACCACCTTCCTCATCGAACTCTATGCCTGGCTTACAGCCGCCCTCTTCTTCTTCCGCCCCGTCCTCTTCCATCTCCATGCCACTCCCTGCCTCGGTCAGCTGCGCTCCGCCCACCCAGGCGGTCCCGCCTGTACACATCAAAGAGGAGCCGCCGGATGAGTCTGAGGAGCCAGAGAGCCCGCCTCCCCCGCAGAGGAGCCCCTCCCCGGAGCCCACTGTTGTCAATACGCCCAGCCACGCCAGCCAGTCAGCACG GTTCTACAAGTACCTGGACCGAGGTTATAACTCGTGCGCTCGGACAGATTTCTACTTCACTCCGCTGGCCTCGTCTAAGCTGGCCAAGAAGAGAGAGGAAGCTCTGGAGAAAGTGAAGCGAGAAGCGGAGCAGAAAGCGAGGGAAGAGAAGGAGCGGgaaagggaaaaggaaaaagaacgAGAGAGAGAGCGTGAGCGGGAGAAGGAGGTGGAGCGTGCAGCG AAAGCTTCCAGTTCTGCTCATGAGAGCAGAATGGGGGAGCCCCCGATGGCCGGCCCCACCCACATGCGGCCCCCGTTCGACGGCCCCCCGACTACGATCGCAGCCGTGCCTCCATACATCGGCCCCGACACTCCCGCGCTGCGCACCCTCAGCGAGTACGCCAGACCCCACGTCATGTCGCCCACCAACAGGAACCACCCGTTCTTCGTCTCGCTCAACCCCGCCGACCCGCTGCTGGCCTATCACATGCCCGGCCTGTACAACGCCGACCCCGCCATGCGGGAGCGGGAGCTGCGGGAGCGGGAAATGCGGGAGAGGGAGATCCGCGAGCGCGAGCTGAGGGAAAGAATGAAACCGGGCTTCGAAGTCAAACCCCCAGAAATGGACTCGCTCCACCCTTCCACAAACCCCATGGAGCACTTCGCCCGGCACGGGGCGCTCACCCTGCCCCCCATGGCCGGCCCTCACCCGTTCGCCTCCTTCCACCCGGGCCTGAACCCGTTGGAGCGTGAGCGGCTCGCCCTCCCGGGGCCCCAGCTGCGGCCGGACATGACCTACCCAGAGAGGCTGGCAGCAGAGAGGCTCCATGCGGAGCGGATGGCCACGGTGGCCAACGACCCCATCGCCCGCCTGCAGATGTTCAACGTCACGCCGCACCACCACCAACACTCGCACATCCActcccacctccacctccaccagcAGGACCCTCTCCACCAAG GTGGTGGTGAATGTCTTGTCTGTCCTCCAGGCTCGGGGGCCCACCCGCTGGCCGTCGACCCGCTGGCAGCCGGACCTCACCTGGCGCGCTTCCCCTACCCGCCCGGCGCCATCCCCAACCCTCTCCTGGGCCAGCCGCCGCACGAACACGAGATGCTGCGCCACCCGGTCTTCG GTGCTCCGTACCCACGGGACCTACCAGGGGGTCTTCCGCCGCAGATGTCCGCAGCCCACCAGCTGCAGGCCATGCACGCCATGCAGAGTAGTGGCCATGCAGAGCTGCAGCGGCTGGCGATGGAGCAGCAGTGGCTCCACGGCCACCACCACATGCACGGCGGGCCACTTCCCGGTCAGGAGGACTACTACAG CCGACTGAAGAAGGAGAGCGACAAGCAGCTGTAA